A segment of the Rhodospirillales bacterium genome:
GTTGTGCTAGCCGTGGCCATGCTCGACGAGACCAAGAAGCTACCCGACGACCCGGCTGAGCTGCGCACGGCGGCCGAGCGTCTGGTGGCGCTCGCCAAGGCGCAGGCGCTGCGCATCGCCAAGCTGGAGCACCAGTTGGCCGGGCTGCGCCGGCAGCGCTTCGGGGCGACCTCGGAGCGGCTCGAGCAGCTCGACCTGGCGCTCGAGGAGACCGAGATCGAGGTCGCTCGGGACGCCGATCCGGCAGCGCCGGAGGATGCGGGCGAGGCCAAAAGGAAGCCTCGACGCAAGCCGCTGCCGAAGGAGCTACCGCGTACCGAGAGCATCCTTTCGCCGGGCGAGGCCTGCGCCGGCTGCGGCGGCAGCCTGAAGCGGCTCGGCGAGGACGTTACCGAGGAGCTGGACTACATCCCCGGCCGCTTCGTCGTGAACCGCTTCGTCCGGCCGCGGCTTGCCTGCGCGTGCTGCGAGGCGATCTGCCAGGCCCCCTTGCCGGCCCGGCCGATCGAGCGCGGCCGACCGGGACCCGGTCTCCTGGCGCATGTGCTGGTCGCGAAATATGGCGATCATCTGCCGCTCTATCGCCTGTCGAAGATCTTCGAGCGGGACGGGATCGATCTGGATCGCTCGACGCTTGCCGATTGGGTGGGCAAGGCCACAGCACTGCTGGAGCCCCTGGCCGACGCCATCGGCCGCCATGCCCTGGCCGGGCAAGCCATCTTCGCCGACGACACGCCCATCAAGCTGCAGGTGCCAGGCAACGGCAAGACCAAGACCGCCCGCATCTGGACCTATGTCCGCGATGAGCGGCCCTGGTCGGGTGCCGATCCACCGGCCGTCTGGTACAGGTTCACGATCGATCGCAAAGGCCAGCATCCGGCCGAACATCTGGCCGGCTATCGAGGCTGGGTCCATGCCGACGGCTATTCGGGCTTCAACGAGCTCTATCGCAAGGACGAGACCCGCGAGGTCGCCTGCCTCGCCCACATCCGGCGCAAGTTCGTCGACATCGTCCAAAGCCAGACCTCGCCGATCGCCGAGGAAGCGATCAGACGCATCGCCGGCCTCTACGCCGTCGAGAAACAGGCCCGCGGTCAGCCTCCCGAAAGCCGCGCAGCACTCCGGCAGGCGCACGCCGCACCGATCCTCGGCGAATTGGAGACGTGGTTGCAAAGCCAGCTGCCACGCATCTCCAGCAAGTCCGAG
Coding sequences within it:
- a CDS encoding IS66 family transposase → MLDETKKLPDDPAELRTAAERLVALAKAQALRIAKLEHQLAGLRRQRFGATSERLEQLDLALEETEIEVARDADPAAPEDAGEAKRKPRRKPLPKELPRTESILSPGEACAGCGGSLKRLGEDVTEELDYIPGRFVVNRFVRPRLACACCEAICQAPLPARPIERGRPGPGLLAHVLVAKYGDHLPLYRLSKIFERDGIDLDRSTLADWVGKATALLEPLADAIGRHALAGQAIFADDTPIKLQVPGNGKTKTARIWTYVRDERPWSGADPPAVWYRFTIDRKGQHPAEHLAGYRGWVHADGYSGFNELYRKDETREVACLAHIRRKFVDIVQSQTSPIAEEAIRRIAGLYAVEKQARGQPPESRAALRQAHAAPILGELETWLQSQLPRISSKSELAKAIRYALTRLKKLRPYVDHGHLEADNNAAERAMKSVALGRKNYLFVGSEGGGNAAAIAYTLIETAKLNGIDPQAWLTDTLGRIADHKINKIDQLLPWSWAATRAATASTQKA